In Lycium ferocissimum isolate CSIRO_LF1 chromosome 3, AGI_CSIRO_Lferr_CH_V1, whole genome shotgun sequence, the genomic window AGGGTAACCACTTTTTGCCTatttaagtaggcgtttggacatgcgatttgaaaccatggtttgaaaccatgagatgaaatcaacgtttggacatgcattccatctcatggtttcaaatcgcaaatcatccaaaaaggcatgatttgggtatcaaaccatggtttcaaataTATTTGActcatgtttataaaaaaaaaaagacccataagttggtcgatatttttaacaattactcccaccaaccatttaccaacctttatttatgtctaccatgttggaggattatattaaagagtagttacattacaaGTTATGTTAATAGTTACGTTACTATTTATattagattttcttttttattgaactaaagtttgatcaattggtgttgtattttttagaaaggccttctagtagcgtatcaattttgttatgaactatgacttgctcatttagtaagattgtataagaagcaagaatattttgatagttttcacaacttgtggggtttttatgtctataagaaaaaatacagcttaagatatccaaattgcatgtccaaacatagttcaaatcatggttttatctcatggtttcaaaccatgtccaaacggctcctaagcCTTTTTTTAGAGATTAAACTTTATTGGGCATAATCTTGATTTGCTATTCATAATTTATCATAAATTTGGTCCAAGGAACTATAGGAGTAACTGCATTGCTTGTTTTTAGGTTGCTTATCTTACATTTGTGTTTCTAAGTAGACATTTGATTGCCTGATAAAGTTTGGATTCAGGTAGCAATTAGCATTAAGTAGTTCTAGCAAGAGTATGTTTTGGTCATTTTGGGATAAAAGAGGAGTTCAATTGTTGTCTTCTATCTCActgtttgtttgtttggattCATCTGGCTGTTTACAGTTTAAGATTTCTCTACTTGTTTGCATTGCAATAGCCTATGTGCATTAAGATGTCTATTGCTCAATACAGGAAGTTCCATTACTTGCAATAGCCTTTTAGGAATGTCTAGACAATCTTTATATATAAGTAATCATCATGAACAGTGTTCTGTACCCAATTTGAATTAGTGAGTTATCTTGCCGTATCTTAAAGCAAGGTAGTACATACAAAAAGTATTATGTGCAAAGATTTAGTTATCCCCCCCAATCTATATAGTACTGTAACATTTATGAGAGAGTTAAGAGTTTGATTGGGTTGATAATAGTCCAGAGATGCTTTGATAAATGACTTTGAACAATATAAAGTGGAATTCTATTAGCAAAAGTAGCTTCCATCAATAAAACTATATCCCTATGATGTTTGAACAGAGGCAAAAGAAATTTCCTCCATAACATAGAGTTTAAGTTGGCCTTTGAAAAGAGGCAAAAGAAGTTTCGTCCATAACATATAGTGTGCTTAATCAAATAACATAAATAACAGGATCTTTGATGTATTGAGAAGTGACAGAATGAGAGGTAGCTAGAGAGAGGGACGCAAATATTGAAGCTATATCAGACTGGAAGAAGATAATGGCATAAAGCTGAAAAAGAATAGgatagaggaagaagaaaaagagaccGGAAGCTAACCTGATAGGTTGATACCATGAAATACATATAAAGTTTGCATTTCTGTATAAAGATTAATCTATGCTCACAATTCACATATACTTATCAATTACCTTCTAatgtattttgtttctttttattttttccttttgcagTTTTATCTATGCATTATACTGGCCCAGCATGTCTCTCATTACCTCAACTGTTCAGCCACCCAACTTAAATAGACAAATTAAGATCAATCAGTATTAGTAGCTGAATAATGCTCTCAATTCAAGTTTCTGACAATAACCTTTACTATTAGAAAATAGAACGAGACAGGAGAAATTCTTTGCTTTCTTAAGAAAGCTCTGACATGCTTGTGGCGATGTATGAGTTCACTCGAGCTCACCTACTTGCTTGCTTATCTAGTTACATGGtaggatttgatattttattacATCTTAACATAGCTACATGCTCTCAAGTTTTAATTTATATAGTTCTAAGAGAAGACATATTTGGTATCATGTAAACTGGATGAGTCTGATTGTAATTGGATTCCCTCCATAGGCCATTGAAAGAACAAGAGCTCGCTTGAGAGAAAGTGAAGGCGGGGAACAACTTGAGAGTGTTGTACCTCAGGACCACACTGTTCCTGATCCTTCTGAATCTACATCTGGTGCTCAACTTGATCCCAATGATCCTATGCTTACTCCAGGTCTAAAAACCAGAAACAGGTATTATCCCAAATCTGTTGGTAAAGTGCCAAAGATATTGCTTGATATCACCAATCAAAAACCAGAAGCAGGTAGTTCTGGAGCCTCTGATTGCGTCACACCAGGAAGAAAGCTGCTGGACTCAATCGAAACTGTTGAGAAAGATGTGAAGGAAGAACTGCATAAATTGAAGAGGACCCCAAGTGCTAGGAAACAAGAGAGGGAGAAAAGAGTTAAAACTTTAATGTCCATGCGATGATTTTCCATTTGATGTCCAACTCAATCAAGGTTGAGGCACACAGGCttggaaatttggagaaaggagATAGTACGGCTGACGGGGGAGAGGTAATATGTGGATCATCTTCTGATGATCAGACACTTAGTTGAAATTAGGATATCTTTCGATATCTTTCTGTTCCTTGTCAGTAATTGGAATTAGAATGTACCTTATAGAGTTGACTTTTACATCCTGCTGAAGTTTTCTTTTGCTGTCTTCCTGGTTCTATTGATTATATGCTGGAGATATGCATTTGAATATGTAAATAGTGTCTGATTTTGGTTTCATACTTGAGTTTTGTTTAGTATTTGATAAAAGGAGATGCAGTTCTATGGTTGTTTGTTATTTTGGAACTATACCCTATTTAGAGGGAACCTGGTGTACTATTCTCCAGCTATGCACTGGATTCAGAGAAGAAAAGAACCAAATATATTGAAGTTCATTGTATGAGCCTCATCTTGCTTTGTTATGAGATATTGTTTTCACACGTCCTGAACTCATATAACTTGATCGTAGACTGGCAGCTCTTATTGTTTTTGCCAAATTAAATTCCCCTTCAACTGTCCCTATCTATGCATACATTTTTACCTAGACTGGAAGCCAAGACCCCATAAGCAGACGGTATGGTGTTACATGCATAGAACCAGTGTCCTATGATTGATGTAAGTATTCATGAAACTGGAACAACATCTGGGTAAAAATAATGTTACATAAGTTAAAACTACTTTGATAGTGTTAACATTTTTTGCATAGTCTGCTCTTAGGGTAACTAACATGATCTGTCCATTAAGCTATCTCTTGTTGAACTaggataaaataagtaaaaaggCGAAACACCCCCGCCCACAACAAATGATATATGTAGGGGTAACAGGTACTAGGTACGTTGCCAATTCTTCTATTGGCTATACATACTCTTCGTCTTAATATTCATCTTCTCTCTGATCATTTCCATTTCCTCACCTCTTTGTAACTTAAATAAGAAAGGGAAAGTTAAAGTAGCATCTTTCGAGTTTTCCAGCATCTACCAACTACTACATcctaatatctttttttttttcttcacgtTTTCCAATGTATACCTAGCTATACACTCGCGCACACACACGCTATAACATGTGTGCCTTTACACGGAGGTGGATAGAATTTGAAAGTGAACTGAACCTATATTATATCGATGcaaaacataaatatacatgtgaaaaattattaaaatttcgGTGAGCAGTAAATTTGAACGCATAATTTCAGAagtgtaatatatatatgtttagcgTGAAAACCTTAAAATGTCATTCCAATAAATTTAACTATTGATTTGCCTCTGCCTTTACATACATTATTTCATCTGACTGTTCATCTGCTTCTCTCATCCAAGTAATTGTATTGTTTGACTTTGTGTTAGGATGTCATACATTTAAAAATTTAGATCACCTAATCTCTTCTTTATGGCGTCAATTGCCTCCATGACTTTTGGGAAAACCATGTCATATCGAAAAGGATAACACAACATACCAATTGAGAGATAATAGTCAACTaacatgaatattatttgagAGATATCTATAtacattttcataattttctttagAGACAGGGAAAACAAAGTAGAAGAGGGATATGATATTTGATAGTTAGAACTCTGAACCTATATTAAAGTGAAAGTTGTGACGAAAACTGTGACTCCAATACCAATAGATAGTAAATTTATAATTAGGTTCTTTGCACTGTCATGGTATATgcttttatattctttttataTCATCAGATTAAGTTCACTTACAAGAAGAAGTAAGTTACTATAGTAAGCTTGATATGGCAacctgaaaaataaaataacctaCAAACTTGCCATAACTACTTTAATTAAACTGATGGTGTAAAAATACTTTACGATTAGTGTTTATAATTTAAATCTTTATCTTAATTTTAGTACAAAAAGAAGTTCTACTAtagttttatttgttttggaTATATGATTGAAACTTCCATCACTTCTCCTTTCCACTCCTATCCAAATTCTCAGACATGGCCACATATCGTGATGATCAATACccaaaatcaaatattattgaagaaaacaaatcaaaatcaaaagaagaaaCATTTCTACTATTTTCCATCTATCTACGCAACACTATCAAAAACATAATTAGGTTAGTGTGAAACAAAGAAAACATAGGTGAAGAAATTAAGACTATAAAAGGCTAATTAACTAGCTaattattttagatttttttttttttttattattcttgTCGAGGACGCGCCAGCCACAGCGAGCTGAGGGCTCGAAGCCGATGGAAATACTCGCCGATTGCTAGAAAGCACCTTGCGGCTTGATGAGTAGTTAAGATTTGGTGAAGCCGATGAATCGTTTGGCGCCTCAAATTATCGGCCTGGAAGAGAAaacattaataatttatttCTTACGGCTCTAATTCAACCACAAAAACTAGTTTATAAGGTGAATATTATTCAAAACTATATAAGCAATCCAAGTGCACATCCCACAAATGATGTGAGATTCAACCCCCTTTCTCTCGGCACGTCTAGAACTGGACATATAAAGCGTGGACACTATGACATGAGATAACGAATTAAACAAGAATTAGGATGGGTCTCTCTAGCTTTGATATATAGCGATAAAGAAATAGATAGTGGAACTCAACTGCAAAATTTAGCTTATGATGTGGAGATTGCCATAAAATCATATAAGGAATCCAATTTTCCATCCCACACGATGTGAGAACTTTGTAATACATGTTTTATTAGtcaataataataaattaaacAATATGCTTGACTTTGAAACTTGAAAGGttgtttattcttttttttttagagtatTTTGAAGGTATATTGTATAGAAATAAGAAGACATCGCTAATAACTCTTCTGACTATGGAGTTATGGTTAAAGCATGGTCTGTTTTGTCGAGGTTTATGACTTATGACATCACACAAATATGGGCCTACCATTATTCTCTATTGGCCCTACCAATCATCCAGAAATATACATGATTCTATCTCAATCGCATATTATAATTAGGTTCATTTAAATTTAGTAATCTTCAAAGTTAAACTGGAATCCAATAAATCTATTTAACTTAGGAAAGTAAAGTGATGAAGTACAGGAAAAAAATAGTAAGCGATTTCTAATCTGTCAAAGCCTTTATAGACATAATTATTCGGTATCTGTGTTGGTGAGATAGTAAACACCTCTGAAATTAGTCGAGATGTGCGCAAGCTGACTTGAACAGTAGATATTATAAAAAAAGATACCATTATTAACTTGTAAGGTGTTCATAATATAATATACCTGTCTAAGGAAGGCTTCAACAGTGGAAAGTTTGTTGATGGCAAGAGCCATTTGTCCCATGTAGTTTCCCATATTTTGAGGACAATTAGCCAATAATGCATCAGACGCAATTGTGTCTGAGAGAGACTGATTCAAAGCTTCCAATCCTTGTGATAGAGCATCCTCAGCttcttgtgttgattgttgtagccCACATATTCCTAATACTTGGTTTTCTGTTAATGGCTCAATCTGATTGAGTATAATCTGTTCAATCAATTTAATTTCATAAAACACCAAAACAAAGATTAGCTATACACGGTCGTCTGATAAGAGAGTTATTACACAATTAATTAAGCGGCGCCGGATAAGGATTATGAGTTATATgggttttgaataaattatttatacatattaagtgTATTTCTTAACACAAAGTATAAGATTTTGATTAAAACTACTAAATTCTGCCGAAACTAGATTTAGCTCCACCTATTCTATATATTAAGTCATATAAAAGataactatatatatttgtaatcGCTCATATTAAGCCCAACTAGTTACctgaaaaagtaaacaaaataAGTTGTTGTACTATTAAAAATTTGATTTAACTTACTCTAACATGAGCTAAATCCATtcataaaaaaacaaaacaagattaGCTATAATCCATTTATAAACCTCCACAACGATATCAatatgaccttaattaattaattatagaAATAAATAGTGTGGTAGTTGGATATGAAATATAAATTACAAGAGtccttaattttatttcttgttacTTAGTAGGAGTACTACCTACTAAAGTTAATAGAGATCTAGAAGAAAGCATGACGGATTCTTTGCGTCAATATGAAAGATAGACAAAGGACCAGTGTAAAGGTAGTAAGAGACATACATATCTTTATGGTTGAGTAGGGAAATATATCTAACAGGGTTCTATTAGGGAAAGTTTTGGGATCTTTCTTATAATACATCTACACAGAAGTCACAGAACATCATGACAGGTTGCATTATTATTGAGTTAGCACATCTTGTATTTGTCATGATGTCTCTCGCTCTCTCCACATGTTCACcaactcaaaataaaaaaagagaaggaaaaagaaagaccAAAAAAACAGAAAACAGAAGAAGAAACACATGTATATCTCATGCAAACTAGGTGTGCATGTCGTacatctcttttctttttagttacGTGTTTTTTCTATCGTCATTATTCGACTAGATTAATTCAAATTTACTGTGTATGACCTATTACTAAAAGAGAAGCGATCCTGAATGATCTTCACTATTCCTACATGAGTATAGCTTCTATGAACTAATATATAAAACTACGCATCAGTCCAAACAAGTTGGGATTAGCAATTGAatcttcacttcttcatttcgctcatttcatattttgaattattaagtCATTTAAAGGTTAATTGCAGGTAATAAAATCGCTCACAATAAGCGAGATTAGTGATATGTAAAATAAAGAATGTATCTGCAGCATATTAGAATATATTGATAGTATAAAATTTCTTTACATGATCATGGCGTATAAAAAAAGTACTGTTAAGTATACGTACTTTGAGAAGTTCGGATGGGCGGAAATCTCCGATCCACAAGAAACAACGCTCAGCTGGAGACTTATACAAGCCAGAAACCAGATGAAATACATCAGTTTTTGCCAGCATGCCCTTGAGGTTCATCATCTCGTCATAATGTGTCACACAATTTTCGACGTAAATACCAAGTTGGTCCTCCGGCAAATGCTCCTGATCATTTACTGCATTTCTAAGCTCACACATGAGTCGATGATGTTCCTCCAGCCATCTTGCATACTCCAAATCGAAAACTGCAGCATCTAATTAAAAgaattcaattatatatatatgagtagtataaaaaatagcatttaatTACTTGAAATATCAAGTTATTTGTcttatatttttcaagaaaagttTCACTTATTATATATTATGGGTAATTACATGTAACTCATATATTTTAAGCTACCTGatagtataaaataaaaatttgtgtaTGCGATGATGGTGTATTAAATTAAACTCCATGAGATTTAACATTTATCCAcctatatgatatttttttaatattattagtGCAATTTCACCTAAGCTAGCACATCCATGCATGTACAATGATTGATTTTCTGTATATTCTACATTTTAGGTGATAATCTGATTGTGCAAAAATTCCTACTATTATATACTAACAGTATATAAGAGTTAAACTTCATGTATGGAATTTAACATGTATATGTCAGTGAAAGAATAGTGCAAAATGAGAGCTCTATTTCATGTTTAAATTGGAATTGAATTAGTACCTGAGCTGATATTGGCCATATTAAGTTGAAAGCCTTGGTCTCCTCCTAGAAGAGCATTTCCCCCAACATGAAATCCCTTAACAAATTAAGCAAAATTTTCTTGTAAATTATTTAACAAAATATCTTGTTGGTAAAATCTTAAGAATATTATGAGCTGGGAAGGGAAATTAAAGTTACTTGAGATCTGGCCCTTTGTATTTCTTGTTCTAATTGAGCAAGCCTTATTCTACTTGACTCTAGTTGTTGAACATAAGCCTGTAACGGAAGAAACAGGTAGAATAAAAACAAAGTTTCCacagaaaaaaataattctcaAGTTTCAAGAGCTACACTAAAATTATAATCGTAAAATAAAAGAGTTAATGGCAATGAACCTTTTTCCTAAGTCTGCTTTTCCTCGCTGCCTCTCTATTCTGAGCAAGTCGCCTTAATGTCTGCAACAAGAATCAAAATCAATCTGGAATTTAACTTCAATAATTCACCGTTATTACATTATTAATTCACCTAAAATGACTACAAATAATTGTATGTAAATAGTGAAATTAGTAACTTTAATACAAGACAGCCACAACATGTTACAATACACTACTCCTTacttccaatttatgtgatgtacgCAATTTGACTCAACACAGAatttaagaaacaaataaaaaaaattgtaacttaTGATTTCAGACATATCACAATatttttgcaattttaataGCTGATCTCATTGAGGTTTGAACTTAAATGTTTCAAAATTATAAATGTGTCATTGTTTTTTAAGAAACAATATACTGTTACATAAATCTTACCTTGGGATCTGGTGTTTTTGGTGCATCTTGCTCTGAACATGAAGTTGGGCCCTTACGATTTCCTTCTCGCTGAGACCACATTTCGAAGTAGTAAGGATTTTAAGGTCAAAAACGAGAGAACAATCAAGGAGAAAAGACATTATTTATTAAGGTGAAAGTGATATAAAACCTTACTTATATGGAAGTAGgttttgaaatgagaattaatGATACCTTATTAGCAGTTTTGGGTGGTTCAGGTCCAGATGCAGCAGTAGGAACATCAGTTTTGGCCATGGACGGCTGAGATGATTTCTTGGAACCACTTGAAACTAATCCATTATTTCCCTACCAAACAAATTAAAGACGATCGCACAACTCCATTTAAGGTTAATTGTAAACCAAAGTAGCCAACAGTAAGAAAATGAAACATTTTAACGGTCTTAATTTCTAACTATACATGTACACATATTTTTTGTCGTACTTAGGTCAATTTAACCTGAGAGCGTAAAAAAATCTATATTTCTAGCGTATAGAGAAGTTAAAACTCTTACTCCATTAATTCTTCTtaatatttaagttatatacattgaCAATGTAAAACTTTTTACATATTAGGCTTGTTATGAAGagctatattatgttgttacgGGTCAATTTAATCTGataatgtaaaataaatataagtaTACCATCGTGGCACAAAACTTAAAGCCTTCTCAGTATACCTTAGTCGAAGATGGCTCGATATGCATTGGCTGTGATGGAAAAATGTTGAGAGTTGGTGGCCTCATCCCAGAATTCACTGTAATTATATCacagaaaaagaaataattaaagtTTTCGTCTTTCCGACTGTTCATGCATTTTTTAGCTGATCTTTGTAAGCATAAAGATAATTTacagaaaaaagaaagggacaaaTTAACGGGACAGTAAAAGCTTGCAAAAAGAGAGGAAACAGaaaatcatttcattttatACAGTTTGGATTAAAATCCGAAATGgtaaaaattctttatttgCTTGTGAGTTGTGAGAGGATCTGGTCAAAGTAAGTACAGTATCAGATTTTAATTCGTCGACAACATGCTTTTCTCATGACCAAAATCAGAGAGAATCTCAACAGAATATATAGAcctaaaattaaataaaaaacaaaagctAAGTCCTTTATTGATCAGAcaaaaagaattaaattaaaGAAGCTCACATACGTTTTTGATCTTTGATTGAAGAAGGCTCTTGTCCATCAAGATAAAGAAATAGTGCTTGATCATCTAGTTCACCTAAATCATAAGCTCCACTATTCTCTTTGCTTCTGCTCATACAACAggaccaaaaacaaaaaaag contains:
- the LOC132049257 gene encoding protein POLYCHOME-like isoform X2, with the translated sequence MAEGRDRLSRQEDPIEVYTRRRTRSSIGRGSIEILEDESPSTGTPATATRGGGGGTGRIGGFGSPRNRRGRTPARVIGRQNISPTGHQGRNRGRHSVLPSWYPRTPLRDITSIVRAIERTRARLRESEGGEQLESVVPQDHTVPDPSESTSGLKTRNRYYPKSVGKVPKILLDITNQKPEAGSSGASDCVTPGRKLLDSIETVEKDVKEELHKLKRTPSARKQEREKRVKTLMSMR
- the LOC132049257 gene encoding protein POLYCHOME-like isoform X1, which gives rise to MAEGRDRLSRQEDPIEVYTRRRTRSSIGRGSIEILEDESPSTGTPATATRGGGGGTGRIGGFGSPRNRRGRTPARVIGRQNISPTGHQGRNRGRHSVLPSWYPRTPLRDITSIVRAIERTRARLRESEGGEQLESVVPQDHTVPDPSESTSGAQLDPNDPMLTPGLKTRNRYYPKSVGKVPKILLDITNQKPEAGSSGASDCVTPGRKLLDSIETVEKDVKEELHKLKRTPSARKQEREKRVKTLMSMR
- the LOC132049258 gene encoding bZIP transcription factor TGA10-like isoform X2, giving the protein MGFEGSFLEQKINLFVGVGVHFMAFSNKSNDPLQSNNSQISFSHHHQLFHSSQQQLDHQMENNQMSFGLLQQSTSSSSANPENFISKENSGAYDLGELDDQALFLYLDGQEPSSIKDQKLNSGMRPPTLNIFPSQPMHIEPSSTKGNNGLVSSGSKKSSQPSMAKTDVPTAASGPEPPKTANKREGNRKGPTSCSEQDAPKTPDPKTLRRLAQNREAARKSRLRKKAYVQQLESSRIRLAQLEQEIQRARSQGFHVGGNALLGGDQGFQLNMANISSVFDLEYARWLEEHHRLMCELRNAVNDQEHLPEDQLGIYVENCVTHYDEMMNLKGMLAKTDVFHLVSGLYKSPAERCFLWIGDFRPSELLKIILNQIEPLTENQVLGICGLQQSTQEAEDALSQGLEALNQSLSDTIASDALLANCPQNMGNYMGQMALAINKLSTVEAFLRQADNLRRQTIHRLHQILTTHQAARCFLAIGEYFHRLRALSSLWLARPRQE
- the LOC132049258 gene encoding bZIP transcription factor TGA10-like isoform X1 is translated as MGFEGSFLEQKINLFVGVGVHFMAFSNKSNDPLQSNNSQISFSHHHQLFHSSQQQLDHQMENNQMSFGLLQQSTSSSSANPENFISKENSGAYDLGELDDQALFLYLDGQEPSSIKDQKLNSGMRPPTLNIFPSQPMHIEPSSTKGNNGLVSSGSKKSSQPSMAKTDVPTAASGPEPPKTANKREGNRKGPTSCSEQDAPKTPDPKTLRRLAQNREAARKSRLRKKAYVQQLESSRIRLAQLEQEIQRARSQGFHVGGNALLGGDQGFQLNMANISSDAAVFDLEYARWLEEHHRLMCELRNAVNDQEHLPEDQLGIYVENCVTHYDEMMNLKGMLAKTDVFHLVSGLYKSPAERCFLWIGDFRPSELLKIILNQIEPLTENQVLGICGLQQSTQEAEDALSQGLEALNQSLSDTIASDALLANCPQNMGNYMGQMALAINKLSTVEAFLRQADNLRRQTIHRLHQILTTHQAARCFLAIGEYFHRLRALSSLWLARPRQE